Within Aliivibrio fischeri, the genomic segment TACAGGTGCTAAATAAGGAGAATCCGTTTCTACCAATAAGCGTTCAAGAGGAAGACGACGAACCACATCCTTCAACTCAGATGCTTTATTAAAAGTCACAATTCCAGAAATTGAAATGTAAAAACCAAGTTCCATTGCAGCTTCTGCAAATGCCCAATCTTCTGTAAAGCAATGAATTACTCCACCACATTTATCTGCTTTACCATTTTTTAGGATGGCTAGAGTATCTTCTCTTGCTTGTCTGGTATGAATAATTAAAGGCTTATTATACTCAACAGCAACCTCAACTTGTTGCTCAAATAGCTCTCTCTGACGCGGCGCACTTTCTGGTTGATAAAAATAATCTAACCCCGTTTCACCAATGGCTACCACACGTTCATGTGCTGCATATTGACGAAAAAGTGATAAATCAAATGCAGAATCCACATCCAATGGATGAATACCACAAGATGCATGAACTTCTGGGTGTTCTGCTATCATGTTCATCATATTTGGAAAAGCATCTAAGGTAACACCTACAGTTAAAAACTGCTCAACTCCTTGTTTCTTCGCTTTATCAAGTACATCAGCAACATTTACATGTAAGTCATCATAATTTAATTTATCTAAATGACAGTGTGAATCAATTAACACTCAACTCTCCAGTAAACTCAAACATCCATTGAGTTAGTAGTAATTCTTTATTTAAACCAGGGAAACTATCCAATTGCTCTTGTAACGAATTCAGTGCAATGTATTGCTTATAGACCACATTACTCGATAATGTTTTCGCTAAGCTTTCTATGAGCTTTATTTCGTCACAATGAACCCAAGGCTGCATTACTCCCATCTGTCTCTTCTGAATATCAGCAAGTAAGTAACTTAGCCAAGTTAAGCCTTCACTTTCAAGTTTTAGAACAGTTTTAACTACATCAGCAGTCTGGCAAAAATCACTTTTCACACAGGATTCAAAGTCTGAAAGTAGCTGTTTATGTAATGCTTGTTTCTTATCTTGATAAAAGCTTTTCACTGCTAATGGGAGTGAGTCATTCAAAGCAATAGACTGCATTGATACTGAAAGGTTTTCAGTTTCTTTAAGCCAGATTGTAATAGATTCAGCATCAATTTTCGATTGATGCCATACCTGACAACGACTACGTATTGTTGGTAATAACTGATGAGGTGAATCGGCCAACAATACAAATTGACAATTTTTCGGTGGTGCCTCTAATGTCTTAAGTAATGCATTAGCTGCAGATTCTGTCATTTTTTCTGCAGGATCAATGATGATCACACGCTTAGCGTTGAATTGTGAGGACTCTAAAGCCCATGAATTACATTGGCGTATTTGTTCCACTGAAATAGATTTACCTTCAGTTTCTGGTTTTATCCAATGCAGATCAGGGTGCGTTTGTGATTTAATTAACTCGCAACTATGACAAAAACCACAAGGTTCAATACCTTGCGTTAAACACAATAGCGTATCAGCAAAATACTGAACTAATGCTTCTCGTCCTGCCCCAACAGGCATAGCACACAATATGGCATGAGGAAGCCGATCTGTCTGAATCAACTGCTGCCATTGTTGCCACAAATTTTCCTGCCATGGATAAAATTTAGTTGCCATTCTTAACTAGCCAAGCTTCTAAAGCGGTAATAATTGAATTTGTCACGGTTTCTAAATCTTGCCCTGCATCAATAGTAATAATACTTTCATCACTATTTGCAAATTCTAAATAACGTTCACGACTTCTCTCAAAAAAATCTAACTTCATTTGTTCAATTCTATCAAGCTCACCGCGAGCAGATGCTCTCTGCAAGCCTAGTTTAGGATCAATATCCATGTAAATAGTTAAATCAGGCTTAAAATCACCTAATACTGTATTTCTCATGGTCATCATTAACTCACGATCAAATCCACGGCCACCACCTTGGTATGCTTGTGAAGATAAATCATGACGATCACCAACAACCCATTCACCTCTTGCAAGAGCAGGCTTAATCACGTTGCCTACTAACTGAGCACGTGCAGCATAAAGAAGAAGCAATTCAGCCATATCCGTTAGTGGCTCATCAGGATGACCTTGTTTAACCAGTTCACGCATTTTCTCAGCAAGAGGCGTTCCTCCTGGCTCACGAGTTGTGACTGGTGACGCAATACCATGTTTTGCTAATGTTGCTAACACATTCTTAATTGCAGTGCTTTTTCCTGCGCCTTCTAGGCCTTCGATTACAATAAATTTAGACATGATTAATTTCTTAAGGTTCTTAAGTAAGCTCTAACCGCTTTGTTATGCTCAACTAATGATTTAGTGAATTTATGACCGCCAGTACCATCAGCGACAAAATATAAGTATCGGCTTGTTTCAGGGTGAAGAGCTGCTTTTATTGAAGCAGGACCGGCCATAGCAATCGGCGTTGGCGGTAATCCATTAATTGTATAAGTATTATAAGCCGTAGGTGTTCGTAGATCTTTCTTACGAATATTACCGTCGTATTTGTCACCCATACCATAGATAACTGTCGGATCAGTTTGTAAACGCATACCACGCTTTAAACGGTTAACAAACACAGATGAAACTCGCTCTCTCTCAGAGTCAATTGCCGTCTCTTTTTCGATAATAGACGCTAGAATTAATGCTTCATAAGAAGATTTTAACGGTAAATTAGCTGACTTTGTTTTCCATTCTGCATCTAATAATGTTGTTAATGCTTTATGAGAACGCTCTAAAATATCAAAATCACTCATACCTGCGGTGTAATGATATGTTTCAGCTAAAAATAAGCCTTCCAATTTAGTTCGTTCAATACCCAACTTGTTCGCAATTTCTTTTTCTGACATTCCTTCAAGCTCGTGATCTAGGTAAGGAGCTTGTTCCAGCTGTTGTTGCCATTCAGAAAAACGACTTCCTTCTACAAAAGTAATTGAGAATTGATGTTCTTTACCTGTTTTTAGCTGAGTTAATACATCTGCAAGTGTTTGGTTTGGTTCAACCCAATAAGTACCGGCTTTAATATTTGTTAGCTGAGGCGATACTTTATGAGTAAACCGTGCCCATTTAGCATCAGATATCCATTTATTTTCTTCAAATTGACGGATGAGTTTTCGATAACTTGTCCCTGGTTTTACTTCAACAAGTTGAGCGTTCTCTAGCATTACAGGTTGTTGTGTAAAATTGATTGCCTGCTGATAAGCCCAAAAGCCCGCACCAAGTGCAGCAACTGCTAAAAATAAAATAATGATAATTAGTTTTTTCAACACGAGTACAGTTTCTCCTGAAACCAATGAGTTAATGTATGTTTGGTAAAATGAATTTCTTTGATCTTATTTATCGGTACAACTTCAAATAAGGAGTTAGTGATAAAAACTTCATCTGCATTTGCAAGCGTATCAATATTACAATGTACTGATTCTATGTCGATATGATGACTCTTAGCAATTTCACTAATGTGCGTCTTCATCACCCCTTCAACACCAGCTAATGACAAATTAGGGGTAAATATTCTATCACCCTTAACCCAAAAAATGTTTCCTATCGACGTCTCAACGATGTTGTTATTAATATCGAGAACAATGACATCTAAGTAATCTGTTTTCTTCACTGATTGTTTTATTAGCACTTGCTCTAGGCGGTTTAGATGCTTCATTCCAGCTAAAAGTGGATTGAGTCCTAGATGAATATCGGATATCCCTAAATCTATGCCTTTTTGTTGCCATTCTTGATAATCAACAGGCAGTGTAAAAGTAGACACAATCACTTGCGTGTTTGTACATCCTTCTGGAGAGTAACCTCGCCCACCACTTCCTCTTGTTATTAAGATTTTAATGCCACCATTCATTACTTTAGAAGCAAGTCCAATCATTTGCTCTTCAAGTACACACCAATCAGGCTCCGTTATACCTAAACGTTCTGCTGAGGTTTTAAGTCGAGTTAAGTGCAGTTTCCACAAACAAATCTTCTTATTTAATACCTTCATGGTAGTAAAAAAACCATCACCATACTGAGTTGCTCGATCACTGATTGGAAGTGATTCAGATTCCATTCCATTAACCCAAAACATGACAACTCCTAACCAACAGACTAATAAATAAAAAGGCGGTTTGATATAATATCAAACCGCCTTTAAAGTGTAACTGACTCTTGGAAACTAGTTAAGCTTCACAAACAAGTTATTACATTTTCTTGAAGATTAGTGAACCGTTTGTACCACCAAAACCGAATGAGTTACAGATTGCGTATTCCATATCTGTTACTTTACGAGCTGTGTGTGGAACAAGGTCAATATCTAAACCTTCTTCAGGATCATCAAGGTTGATTGTTGGTGGAACGATTTGATCAACCAAAGACATCGCTGTGATGATTGCTTCAACAGAACCTGCAGCACCTAAAAGG encodes:
- the mltG gene encoding endolytic transglycosylase MltG produces the protein MLKKLIIIILFLAVAALGAGFWAYQQAINFTQQPVMLENAQLVEVKPGTSYRKLIRQFEENKWISDAKWARFTHKVSPQLTNIKAGTYWVEPNQTLADVLTQLKTGKEHQFSITFVEGSRFSEWQQQLEQAPYLDHELEGMSEKEIANKLGIERTKLEGLFLAETYHYTAGMSDFDILERSHKALTTLLDAEWKTKSANLPLKSSYEALILASIIEKETAIDSERERVSSVFVNRLKRGMRLQTDPTVIYGMGDKYDGNIRKKDLRTPTAYNTYTINGLPPTPIAMAGPASIKAALHPETSRYLYFVADGTGGHKFTKSLVEHNKAVRAYLRTLRN
- the pabC gene encoding aminodeoxychorismate lyase, whose protein sequence is MFWVNGMESESLPISDRATQYGDGFFTTMKVLNKKICLWKLHLTRLKTSAERLGITEPDWCVLEEQMIGLASKVMNGGIKILITRGSGGRGYSPEGCTNTQVIVSTFTLPVDYQEWQQKGIDLGISDIHLGLNPLLAGMKHLNRLEQVLIKQSVKKTDYLDVIVLDINNNIVETSIGNIFWVKGDRIFTPNLSLAGVEGVMKTHISEIAKSHHIDIESVHCNIDTLANADEVFITNSLFEVVPINKIKEIHFTKHTLTHWFQEKLYSC
- a CDS encoding YchF/TatD family DNA exonuclease: MLIDSHCHLDKLNYDDLHVNVADVLDKAKKQGVEQFLTVGVTLDAFPNMMNMIAEHPEVHASCGIHPLDVDSAFDLSLFRQYAAHERVVAIGETGLDYFYQPESAPRQRELFEQQVEVAVEYNKPLIIHTRQAREDTLAILKNGKADKCGGVIHCFTEDWAFAEAAMELGFYISISGIVTFNKASELKDVVRRLPLERLLVETDSPYLAPVPFRGKENQPAYVKEVAAYIALLKGKSVEEVAQTTTTNFKNLFLNK
- the holB gene encoding DNA polymerase III subunit delta', giving the protein MATKFYPWQENLWQQWQQLIQTDRLPHAILCAMPVGAGREALVQYFADTLLCLTQGIEPCGFCHSCELIKSQTHPDLHWIKPETEGKSISVEQIRQCNSWALESSQFNAKRVIIIDPAEKMTESAANALLKTLEAPPKNCQFVLLADSPHQLLPTIRSRCQVWHQSKIDAESITIWLKETENLSVSMQSIALNDSLPLAVKSFYQDKKQALHKQLLSDFESCVKSDFCQTADVVKTVLKLESEGLTWLSYLLADIQKRQMGVMQPWVHCDEIKLIESLAKTLSSNVVYKQYIALNSLQEQLDSFPGLNKELLLTQWMFEFTGELSVN
- the tmk gene encoding dTMP kinase, yielding MSKFIVIEGLEGAGKSTAIKNVLATLAKHGIASPVTTREPGGTPLAEKMRELVKQGHPDEPLTDMAELLLLYAARAQLVGNVIKPALARGEWVVGDRHDLSSQAYQGGGRGFDRELMMTMRNTVLGDFKPDLTIYMDIDPKLGLQRASARGELDRIEQMKLDFFERSRERYLEFANSDESIITIDAGQDLETVTNSIITALEAWLVKNGN